The genomic window GTTATACGAACAATTGAAACGCAGCCAAATCCTGGTCCGTTATATGAATTTCCCCCAGTGGGGCGACGGGTTGCGTATAAGTGTAGGCACCGACGATCAGGCGGACGCTTGTCTGCTGATGTTGTCGCAACTGTTGTAGGCAATAAGAACGATGGCACGAGAAGCAAACATCCAACGCCGAACGGGCGAAACCGACATCCAACTGAGCCTCAACTTGGACGGCAGTGGTGCCGGCAAACGGTCCACGGGAATCGGTTTCTTGGACCACATGCTGGATCTATTCGCCCGTCATGCGCTGATCGATTTGACCGTCAACGCCAACGGCGACCTGCACGTCGATGATCACCATACGGCTGAAGACGTGGGCATCTGTTTGGGACAAGCGATCGACAACGCCCTGGGAGACCGCGCGGGAATCCGTCGCTACGGCCATTTCACCCTCCCGATGGACGAAGTTCTGGTGACTTCGGCGGTGGATATGGGCGGCCGCTACGCTTTCGAATACCAGGCACCAATCGCGGCGGCCAAGATTGGCACGTTTGACAGCGAGCTGGTCGAGCATTTTTGGCAAAGCTTTGCTGCCAACGCGCACTGCAACCTACATGTGTTGATGCATTACGGACGCAACTCGCATCACATTTCCGAAGCGGTTTTTAAAGCCACCGCACGAGCCATCCGGATGGCGGCGGAAAGCGATCCCCGCAGCGACGCGGTGCCCAGCACCAAGGGCGTGTTGTAAAAGCCGTCGCGAGCGGCTCGCTTCGGAACTCGCTCGGTTTCCGAACTGGCTCAGTCCCAGAAATTGCTGCGGGGTTCCAAGATCTCACGCAGGATCACGGCTTGTTTCATGCCGTTGGGAGATTT from Roseimaritima ulvae includes these protein-coding regions:
- the hisB gene encoding imidazoleglycerol-phosphate dehydratase HisB, producing the protein MAREANIQRRTGETDIQLSLNLDGSGAGKRSTGIGFLDHMLDLFARHALIDLTVNANGDLHVDDHHTAEDVGICLGQAIDNALGDRAGIRRYGHFTLPMDEVLVTSAVDMGGRYAFEYQAPIAAAKIGTFDSELVEHFWQSFAANAHCNLHVLMHYGRNSHHISEAVFKATARAIRMAAESDPRSDAVPSTKGVL